The Cellulomonas sp. P24 genome contains a region encoding:
- a CDS encoding TrkA family potassium uptake protein gives MRVVIAGAGSVGRSIARELLGHGHEVTLIDRQPSAMRIASVADAEWLLADACEMPTLTEAKVDECDVVVAATGDDKANLVISLLAKTEYGVPRTVARVNNPKNEWMFDEAWGVDVAVSTPRIMTAMVEEAVAVGDLVRIFTFHQSGADILELTLPDDSPIAGIRVGQVVWPTDTVLACIVRGDRPIAPSADDTLEAGDELMFVTGREADEKELEHLLVAGPGAS, from the coding sequence ATGCGCGTCGTGATCGCTGGTGCCGGCTCGGTGGGGCGCTCGATCGCGCGCGAGCTGCTCGGGCACGGGCACGAGGTCACCCTGATCGACCGTCAGCCGTCGGCGATGCGGATCGCCTCCGTCGCGGACGCCGAGTGGCTGCTCGCCGACGCGTGCGAGATGCCCACCCTCACCGAGGCGAAGGTCGACGAGTGCGACGTGGTCGTCGCCGCGACCGGTGACGACAAGGCCAACCTCGTCATCTCGCTGCTGGCCAAGACCGAGTACGGGGTCCCGCGCACGGTCGCACGCGTCAACAATCCCAAGAACGAGTGGATGTTCGACGAGGCGTGGGGGGTCGACGTCGCCGTGTCGACGCCCCGGATCATGACCGCGATGGTCGAGGAGGCCGTCGCGGTGGGCGACCTCGTCCGGATCTTCACGTTCCACCAGTCCGGCGCCGACATCCTCGAGCTCACGCTGCCCGACGACTCCCCGATCGCCGGGATCCGGGTCGGTCAGGTCGTCTGGCCGACGGACACCGTGCTCGCGTGCATCGTCCGGGGCGACCGGCCGATCGCGCCGAGCGCGGACGACACCCTCGAGGCCGGCGACGAGCTCATGTTCGTCACGGGTCGAGAGGCGGACGAGAAGGAGCTGGAGCACCTGCTCGTGGCCGGACCAGGAGCCAGCTGA
- a CDS encoding alkaline phosphatase family protein, which yields MSRSTRAELAAAGLVLPDYRGSNLSAVLPAAADAAGATVTGGATARALLGLPRASRVCVVLVDGLGRVNLAERSGHAPFLRSMLAGSRRMTAGYPSTTSASVATFGTGTCPGRTGLVGYTVRNPTTGGLANMVSWEGAEAPRAWQVEPTVFEQIVADGHRAVSVGPARFAGSGMTDAALRGAAYRPAETLADRVDATVSELATPGVAYLYWGEVDKVGHHEGWGSWQWGHALEEVDRELARLARLLPRDSLLLITADHGMVDVDPRHRWDVAEVPGLREGVALVAGEPRALHLHLEPGHTADAVADRWRDVLGASAVVAVGQDAVDDGWFGPVAEHVRPRLGDVVVATTGRATVVDTRTQTPASLGLIGVHGSMTPHEMSVPFLWDRR from the coding sequence GTGTCCCGATCCACCCGTGCGGAGCTCGCTGCCGCGGGCCTCGTGCTGCCTGACTACCGCGGGTCCAACCTGTCCGCGGTCCTCCCGGCGGCGGCCGACGCGGCCGGGGCCACGGTCACCGGGGGCGCGACGGCGCGTGCGCTGCTGGGCCTGCCGCGAGCGAGCCGGGTGTGCGTCGTCCTCGTGGACGGGCTCGGCCGGGTCAACCTCGCCGAACGGTCCGGGCACGCGCCGTTCCTCCGCAGCATGCTCGCCGGCTCGCGGCGGATGACGGCCGGGTACCCGTCGACGACCTCCGCGTCGGTGGCGACCTTCGGCACCGGCACGTGCCCCGGACGGACCGGGCTGGTCGGCTACACCGTGCGCAACCCGACGACGGGCGGCCTGGCGAACATGGTGTCGTGGGAAGGGGCCGAGGCGCCGCGCGCGTGGCAGGTCGAGCCCACGGTGTTCGAGCAGATCGTCGCGGACGGGCATCGGGCGGTCTCGGTGGGCCCGGCACGCTTCGCCGGGTCGGGGATGACCGACGCGGCGCTCCGCGGTGCCGCGTACCGTCCGGCCGAGACGCTCGCGGACCGCGTCGACGCGACGGTCTCCGAGCTCGCGACCCCCGGCGTCGCCTACCTCTACTGGGGTGAGGTCGACAAGGTCGGCCACCACGAGGGGTGGGGCTCGTGGCAGTGGGGTCATGCCCTCGAGGAGGTCGATCGTGAGCTGGCGCGGCTCGCCCGGCTCCTTCCGCGGGACTCGCTGCTCCTGATCACGGCCGACCACGGCATGGTCGACGTCGATCCCCGCCACCGCTGGGACGTCGCCGAGGTCCCCGGGCTGCGTGAAGGAGTGGCCCTGGTCGCGGGAGAGCCGCGCGCGCTGCACCTCCACCTCGAGCCGGGTCACACCGCGGACGCGGTCGCGGACCGCTGGCGCGACGTCCTCGGTGCGTCCGCCGTGGTGGCCGTCGGCCAGGACGCGGTCGACGACGGCTGGTTCGGTCCGGTGGCCGAGCACGTGCGCCCCCGGCTCGGTGACGTGGTGGTCGCGACGACCGGGCGCGCGACCGTGGTCGACACCCGGACCCAGACCCCGGCGTCGCTCGGGCTGATCGGCGTGCACGGGTCGATGACGCCGCACGAGATGTCGGTCCCGTTCCTGTGGGACCGGCGGTGA
- a CDS encoding DUF3710 domain-containing protein, with the protein MGLFRRGAANDAAADDAVTEIDTPDEVAESVPDEGAPENVLVPERDHGPWDVSEVDGLGTRVDLGSIWLPGVVGMELRMEIDKATEVVSAAAVNLDGSALQVQAFAAPRTEGIWDEIREEIAESIVKQGGSADDLPGPFGRELLARLPVRTEEGRTGHRPARFVGADGPRWFLRGVITGRAAVDPEAARALEAVFADIVVDRGQEARAPRDLLALRLPGQSAPVVPQDPEARQASDLDLLRRGPEITEIR; encoded by the coding sequence GTGGGTCTGTTCCGCCGCGGCGCAGCGAACGATGCAGCCGCTGACGACGCCGTGACCGAGATCGACACCCCCGACGAGGTCGCCGAGAGCGTCCCGGACGAGGGCGCCCCGGAGAACGTCCTGGTGCCTGAGCGAGACCACGGTCCGTGGGACGTGAGCGAGGTCGACGGCCTCGGCACGCGCGTCGACCTCGGGTCGATCTGGCTCCCCGGGGTCGTCGGCATGGAGCTCCGGATGGAGATCGACAAGGCCACCGAGGTGGTCAGCGCGGCCGCGGTCAACCTGGACGGGTCGGCCCTCCAGGTGCAGGCCTTCGCGGCGCCGCGCACCGAGGGCATCTGGGACGAGATCCGCGAGGAGATCGCCGAGTCGATCGTGAAGCAGGGCGGCTCGGCCGACGACCTGCCTGGTCCGTTCGGCCGCGAGCTGCTCGCGCGGCTCCCGGTGCGGACCGAGGAAGGCCGCACGGGCCACCGGCCGGCGCGGTTCGTCGGCGCCGACGGCCCTCGGTGGTTCCTGCGCGGCGTGATCACCGGTCGCGCTGCCGTCGACCCTGAAGCGGCGCGTGCGCTCGAGGCCGTCTTCGCGGACATCGTGGTCGACCGCGGTCAGGAGGCGCGTGCCCCGCGCGACCTGCTCGCGCTCCGCCTCCCCGGTCAGTCCGCGCCGGTCGTGCCTCAGGACCCCGAGGCGCGCCAGGCATCCGACCTCGACCTGCTGCGTCGCGGCCCCGAGATCACGGAGATCCGATGA
- a CDS encoding thymidine kinase, producing the protein MAELAFFSGTMDCGKSTLALQMDHNHAARGRGGVIFTRNDRAGTDVLSSRLGLRVDAFEVRDDTNFWDEVVRRRTRGDRVDYLICDEAQFYSPEQVEQLARIVDEMGIDVYAFGITSDFRTRLFPGSARLVELADRVEVLQVRALCWCGARATHNARTVGGRMVVEGAQVVVGDTDLAAAGDEVGYEVLCRRHHMRKMTAQSAQSGSTSPATLALDLGALPAPPTGGRSGD; encoded by the coding sequence GTGGCTGAGCTTGCCTTCTTCTCGGGCACGATGGACTGCGGGAAGTCGACGCTCGCGTTGCAGATGGACCACAACCATGCGGCCCGTGGTCGTGGCGGCGTGATCTTCACCCGCAACGACCGGGCCGGCACCGATGTGCTGTCGTCACGGCTCGGGCTGCGGGTGGACGCCTTCGAGGTGCGGGACGACACGAACTTCTGGGACGAGGTCGTCCGACGTCGGACGCGCGGGGACCGGGTCGACTACCTCATCTGTGACGAGGCCCAGTTCTACTCGCCGGAGCAGGTCGAGCAGCTGGCCCGGATCGTCGACGAGATGGGGATCGACGTCTACGCGTTCGGCATCACCTCCGACTTCCGCACCCGGCTGTTCCCGGGATCCGCACGGCTCGTCGAGCTCGCGGACCGCGTCGAGGTGCTGCAGGTCCGTGCACTCTGCTGGTGCGGGGCCCGCGCGACCCACAACGCGCGCACGGTCGGTGGTCGGATGGTCGTCGAGGGTGCGCAGGTCGTGGTCGGGGACACCGACCTGGCGGCCGCGGGCGACGAGGTCGGGTACGAGGTCCTGTGCCGCCGCCACCACATGCGGAAGATGACGGCGCAGTCGGCGCAGTCGGGCTCGACGTCCCCGGCGACCTTGGCGCTGGACCTCGGCGCCCTTCCCGCTCCGCCCACCGGTGGGCGGAGCGGTGACTGA
- a CDS encoding TrkA family potassium uptake protein, whose product MGCGRVGATLAQSLESHGHSVAVIDQNPDAFRRLDAGFAGNKVTGLGFDRDILTQAGIDEANGFAAVSDGDNSNILAARVVREMYGVENVVARIYDPHRAEIYQRLGIPTVATVRWTADQVLRHLLPMGATDEFRDASGQLRLCQVDVHPGWIGKPLRHIEEVTGARVAYLTRYGDGVLPGEDSVLQEADDLHLLMRSEHSASVERTLTRAPEAS is encoded by the coding sequence ATGGGATGCGGCCGAGTCGGCGCCACGCTCGCCCAGTCGCTCGAGAGCCACGGCCACTCCGTCGCCGTCATCGACCAGAATCCGGACGCGTTCCGGCGCCTCGATGCGGGTTTCGCGGGCAACAAGGTCACCGGCCTCGGGTTCGACCGCGACATCTTGACCCAGGCAGGGATCGACGAGGCGAACGGCTTCGCCGCGGTCTCCGACGGGGACAACTCGAACATCCTCGCCGCGCGTGTCGTGCGCGAGATGTACGGCGTGGAGAACGTCGTCGCCCGCATCTACGACCCGCACCGCGCCGAGATCTACCAGCGCCTCGGGATCCCGACCGTCGCGACCGTCCGATGGACCGCGGACCAGGTGCTGCGTCACCTGCTCCCGATGGGCGCGACCGACGAGTTCCGTGACGCCTCCGGCCAGCTGCGCCTGTGCCAGGTGGACGTGCACCCCGGCTGGATCGGCAAGCCGCTCCGGCACATCGAGGAGGTCACCGGTGCCAGGGTCGCGTACCTCACCCGGTACGGCGACGGTGTCCTGCCCGGGGAGGACAGCGTGCTGCAGGAGGCAGACGACCTGCACCTCCTCATGCGCTCCGAGCACTCCGCCTCGGTCGAACGCACCCTGACCCGAGCCCCGGAGGCCTCCTGA
- a CDS encoding DUF3093 domain-containing protein: protein MHTTSSPDSPATFSERLWPGSAGWLVVPAAAVACGLVLLPVGTTLAVVVAAIALVVATVVAVMSSPRVQVADGELRAGSAHIPLELLGTVTVLDRDGVRRAMGPDLDARAFVCLRTWVGGGVRVEVTDPADPTPYWIVSSRWPTALADALVPDDDRPATGA from the coding sequence GTGCACACGACCTCGTCGCCCGACAGTCCCGCGACCTTCAGCGAGAGGCTCTGGCCGGGCTCTGCCGGCTGGCTGGTCGTACCGGCAGCGGCGGTCGCGTGCGGTCTCGTCCTGCTGCCGGTGGGGACGACCCTGGCGGTCGTCGTCGCCGCCATCGCCCTGGTGGTCGCGACCGTGGTCGCCGTCATGTCCTCGCCGCGCGTGCAGGTCGCGGACGGCGAGCTCCGCGCCGGTTCCGCGCACATCCCTCTCGAGCTGCTCGGCACCGTCACGGTGCTCGACCGAGACGGCGTCCGGCGCGCGATGGGACCCGACCTCGACGCGCGGGCGTTCGTGTGCCTGCGGACGTGGGTCGGTGGTGGTGTCCGGGTCGAGGTGACCGACCCCGCGGACCCGACCCCGTACTGGATCGTCTCGTCCAGGTGGCCGACCGCTCTCGCGGACGCACTGGTGCCCGATGACGATCGGCCGGCCACCGGGGCGTAA
- the dut gene encoding dUTP diphosphatase, whose product MRTDGTIDVLLQLLDEGLPVPAYAHPGDAGADLVTRVDVEIPPRTRVTVPTGVAVALPDGYAAFVHPRSGLASRHGLTIVNAPGTVDAGYRGEIKVTLLNTDEVETLHLSRGDRIAQLVIQQVERARFVQVEHLPGSHRGEGGFGSSGGWQAATGTTNG is encoded by the coding sequence GTGAGAACAGACGGCACGATCGACGTCCTGCTCCAGCTCCTCGACGAGGGTCTGCCTGTGCCTGCCTACGCTCATCCCGGCGACGCCGGCGCCGACCTGGTCACGCGGGTCGACGTCGAGATCCCGCCGCGCACGAGGGTCACGGTGCCGACAGGGGTCGCGGTCGCGCTGCCGGACGGCTACGCGGCGTTCGTCCACCCGCGATCGGGCCTCGCGTCGCGGCACGGCCTGACCATCGTCAACGCCCCAGGCACGGTCGATGCCGGCTACCGCGGCGAGATCAAGGTCACGCTCCTGAACACCGACGAGGTCGAGACGCTGCACCTGTCCCGCGGCGACCGGATCGCCCAGCTCGTCATCCAGCAGGTCGAGCGTGCGCGGTTCGTCCAGGTGGAGCACCTGCCCGGATCGCACCGGGGCGAGGGCGGTTTCGGGTCGAGCGGGGGCTGGCAGGCCGCGACCGGGACCACGAACGGATGA
- the sepH gene encoding septation protein SepH, protein MGELELVGLHDDGEHLVLVAQDGQQFRLRIDETLRAAVRRDRPQLEKLRAERTSVLSPREIQMRIRAGASAEEVSDECGVPVEHVRRYEGPVIAEREFIVDQARATRVGRDPGAPVLGDLVTDRLAARGVDTETLVWDAYRDQSGPWTVAVAFTVAEVDVTARWTFDTQARSVHALEDEARWLSETEIADEPIQRRHLEAVRDVVFDVQSDGVLRPVGSTVDDEPPASDEPEPADPTATLLDDLRFKRGIRQQVEYEDDGDEFEGFGPQHAFDFTQLEAQVPGAHPVDADADASARILGLVDAPAVSPPLPDDARPPAPDEAVAETPAPLVERPRAGRKGRASVPSWDEIVFGAKPE, encoded by the coding sequence ATGGGTGAGCTCGAACTGGTGGGTCTGCACGACGACGGGGAGCACCTGGTCCTGGTGGCCCAGGACGGCCAGCAGTTCCGCCTGCGCATCGACGAGACGCTGCGTGCTGCGGTCCGCCGGGACCGTCCTCAGCTCGAGAAGCTGCGCGCCGAGCGGACGAGCGTCCTGAGCCCGCGGGAGATCCAGATGCGGATCCGCGCCGGGGCGTCGGCCGAGGAGGTGTCCGACGAGTGCGGCGTGCCCGTCGAGCACGTCCGTCGCTACGAGGGTCCGGTGATCGCCGAGCGTGAGTTCATCGTCGACCAGGCACGTGCCACCCGGGTCGGGCGCGACCCAGGCGCCCCCGTTCTCGGCGACCTCGTGACCGACCGGCTCGCGGCCCGGGGTGTCGACACCGAGACCCTGGTCTGGGACGCGTACCGCGACCAGTCCGGCCCGTGGACCGTCGCCGTGGCCTTCACGGTGGCCGAGGTGGACGTCACAGCCCGCTGGACCTTCGACACGCAGGCCCGCTCGGTGCACGCGCTCGAGGACGAGGCCCGCTGGCTCTCGGAGACCGAGATCGCCGACGAGCCGATCCAACGGCGGCACCTCGAGGCGGTCCGGGACGTCGTGTTCGACGTCCAGTCGGACGGCGTGCTCCGTCCGGTCGGTTCCACGGTGGACGACGAGCCTCCCGCGTCCGACGAGCCCGAGCCGGCAGACCCGACGGCCACCCTGCTCGACGACCTCCGTTTCAAGAGGGGGATCCGCCAGCAGGTCGAGTACGAGGACGACGGCGACGAGTTCGAGGGTTTCGGACCGCAGCATGCCTTCGACTTCACCCAGCTCGAGGCACAGGTCCCCGGCGCACACCCGGTCGATGCCGACGCTGACGCCAGTGCGCGCATCCTCGGCCTGGTCGACGCACCTGCCGTCTCACCGCCCCTCCCGGACGACGCCCGGCCGCCGGCACCGGACGAGGCGGTCGCCGAGACGCCTGCGCCGCTCGTCGAACGCCCGCGCGCGGGACGGAAGGGACGGGCGAGCGTGCCGAGCTGGGACGAGATCGTGTTCGGCGCGAAGCCGGAGTAA
- a CDS encoding DUF4193 domain-containing protein, whose protein sequence is MATDYDAPRKTEEDLGEDSLQELQARRSDKNSGVVDEDETEAAEGFELPGADLSGEELSVRVLPRQADEFTCSECFLVHHRSQLAYERNGQPVCSECAA, encoded by the coding sequence ATGGCAACCGACTACGACGCCCCGCGCAAGACCGAGGAGGACCTCGGCGAAGACTCGCTGCAGGAGCTCCAGGCTCGCCGGTCGGACAAGAACTCGGGAGTGGTCGACGAGGACGAGACGGAAGCGGCCGAAGGATTCGAGCTGCCCGGCGCCGACCTCTCGGGCGAGGAGCTCTCGGTCCGCGTGCTTCCCCGGCAGGCTGACGAGTTCACCTGCTCGGAGTGCTTCCTCGTTCACCACCGCAGCCAGCTGGCCTACGAGCGCAACGGCCAGCCCGTCTGCTCGGAGTGCGCCGCCTGA
- a CDS encoding DUF3159 domain-containing protein: protein MSERGLRAIAADDFSVSAAVGGVRGLIESVLPGLVFVVAFVATSDLSLSLIVSIAGAAVAVVLRLVQGTPVTQAMSGILGVGIGVVWAWRSGESKNFFAWGLWVNAGWSAGALVSILARWPGVGVIVALVRGDGMGWRTDPDAGALRRAYTWATWIWVVLFGLRLLVQVPLYLDSTVGWLGTAKLVMGVPLFAVGLWLSWLLVRPRAGAPAPSRPPLDP, encoded by the coding sequence GTGAGCGAACGAGGCCTGCGGGCCATCGCGGCGGACGACTTCTCGGTGAGTGCCGCCGTCGGCGGGGTCCGCGGGCTGATCGAGTCGGTGCTGCCCGGCCTGGTGTTCGTCGTGGCCTTCGTCGCGACGAGCGACCTGTCCCTCTCGTTGATCGTCTCGATCGCGGGGGCAGCGGTGGCCGTCGTGCTCCGGCTCGTCCAGGGGACCCCGGTCACGCAGGCCATGTCGGGGATCCTCGGCGTCGGCATCGGCGTCGTCTGGGCCTGGCGCTCGGGGGAGTCGAAGAACTTCTTCGCGTGGGGACTGTGGGTGAACGCGGGCTGGTCCGCCGGCGCACTCGTCTCGATCCTGGCGCGCTGGCCCGGTGTGGGCGTCATCGTCGCGCTGGTCCGCGGAGACGGGATGGGCTGGCGGACCGATCCGGACGCCGGGGCCCTGCGGCGCGCCTACACCTGGGCGACGTGGATCTGGGTCGTGCTCTTCGGGCTCCGGCTGCTCGTGCAGGTCCCGCTCTACCTGGACTCCACGGTCGGCTGGCTGGGCACCGCGAAGCTCGTCATGGGTGTCCCGCTGTTCGCCGTCGGCCTGTGGCTCAGCTGGCTCCTGGTCCGGCCACGAGCAGGTGCTCCAGCTCCTTCTCGTCCGCCTCTCGACCCGTGA
- a CDS encoding acetate--CoA ligase family protein gives MTPEDAVLALGQASRYASWRSEDRGRSSRPADVDTRTAQRLVRSWLPAGESGIVGLDAERTVELLRCVGIGVVESVVVHDADEAVAAARRVGWPVALKTTVPALRHRADLGGVRLDIVDEQVLRDDVEQMLELSWARQPDTDAATGPVDVDPASGRAPLEVQHMVPGGVACVLRTSEDPLFGPVVSFGLAGDASDLLGDVCYGIPPLTDVDVATLIRMPRAAPRLFGYRGLAPMDHAALEDLVARVAALAEDIPEIRSLELHPVVVGLHGLHVLAARVQLAAASRADGMRRVLPA, from the coding sequence GTGACGCCGGAGGATGCGGTCCTGGCCCTCGGTCAGGCCTCCCGCTACGCCTCGTGGCGCAGCGAGGACCGTGGTCGCAGCTCGCGCCCGGCCGACGTCGACACCCGCACCGCGCAGCGGCTCGTCCGCTCCTGGTTGCCGGCGGGGGAGTCCGGCATCGTCGGTCTCGATGCCGAGCGGACGGTCGAGCTGCTGAGGTGCGTCGGCATCGGTGTCGTCGAGTCGGTCGTCGTGCACGACGCCGACGAGGCGGTCGCGGCGGCCCGCCGGGTCGGCTGGCCGGTCGCGCTCAAGACGACGGTCCCTGCCCTGCGTCACCGTGCCGACCTCGGCGGCGTGCGCCTGGACATCGTCGACGAGCAGGTGCTCCGGGACGACGTCGAGCAGATGCTCGAGCTCTCCTGGGCGCGGCAGCCCGACACCGACGCCGCGACCGGACCGGTCGACGTCGACCCCGCGTCGGGGCGTGCCCCGCTCGAGGTCCAGCACATGGTCCCCGGCGGTGTCGCCTGCGTGCTCCGGACGTCCGAGGACCCGCTGTTCGGACCGGTCGTGAGCTTCGGCCTGGCAGGCGACGCGAGCGACCTCCTCGGCGACGTCTGCTATGGGATCCCGCCGTTGACCGACGTCGACGTCGCGACCCTCATCCGCATGCCCCGCGCCGCACCGCGCCTGTTCGGCTACCGCGGGCTCGCACCGATGGACCACGCCGCCCTCGAGGACCTCGTGGCACGGGTCGCTGCGCTCGCCGAGGACATCCCGGAGATCCGCAGCCTGGAGCTTCACCCGGTGGTCGTCGGGCTGCACGGCCTGCACGTCCTCGCGGCGCGCGTCCAGCTCGCGGCCGCGAGTCGTGCGGACGGGATGCGGCGGGTGCTTCCCGCGTGA
- a CDS encoding inositol monophosphatase family protein, producing MTDTLATLAAHLAVTAGTLIRDGRPDEVVVADTKSSPIDVVTKMDTDSEQLLRHLISAARPQDGILGEEGDAVVGTSGLTWVVDPIDGTVNYLYGLPAYAVSVAVVAGEPDPATWVPIAGCVHRVPDGATYTAGRGRGAYLDGARISVNDARPLSHSLVGTGFGYTTERRRAQGAVVAALLPRVRDIRRIGSAALDLCAVASGHLDLHYERGLKPWDMAAGQLIATEAGAVVTGLHGRPATEQMTVAGPAGSVADLVRLLEVLGADEGP from the coding sequence CTGACCGACACCCTTGCGACGCTTGCCGCCCACCTGGCGGTGACCGCCGGGACCCTCATCCGCGACGGCAGGCCCGACGAGGTGGTGGTGGCCGACACGAAGTCCAGCCCGATCGACGTGGTCACGAAGATGGACACCGACTCGGAGCAGCTGTTGAGGCACCTCATCAGCGCTGCCCGGCCGCAGGACGGGATCCTCGGCGAGGAGGGCGACGCGGTGGTCGGGACGAGCGGCCTCACCTGGGTCGTCGACCCGATCGACGGCACGGTCAACTACCTCTACGGCCTGCCGGCCTACGCCGTGTCGGTCGCCGTCGTCGCCGGGGAGCCCGACCCGGCGACCTGGGTGCCGATCGCGGGCTGCGTGCACCGCGTGCCTGACGGAGCGACCTACACCGCGGGCCGGGGGCGTGGGGCCTACCTCGACGGGGCGCGGATCTCGGTGAACGATGCGCGCCCGTTGTCGCACTCGCTCGTCGGCACCGGCTTCGGCTACACGACCGAGCGTCGACGTGCCCAGGGTGCGGTCGTGGCGGCGCTCCTCCCGCGGGTGCGGGACATCAGGCGGATCGGGTCCGCGGCCCTGGACCTGTGCGCGGTGGCGTCGGGCCACCTCGACCTGCACTACGAGCGAGGGCTGAAGCCGTGGGACATGGCGGCCGGCCAGCTGATCGCGACCGAGGCCGGTGCCGTCGTGACCGGGCTCCATGGTCGGCCTGCGACCGAGCAGATGACGGTGGCGGGGCCGGCCGGCAGCGTCGCCGATCTCGTCCGTCTGCTCGAGGTCCTGGGGGCCGACGAAGGCCCGTAG
- a CDS encoding DUF5998 family protein, whose amino-acid sequence MASSFPLLHRDLDRAGYYPDLVADILDIALAGEAVVAHLVHPETTFVANEVHRHVTVLALTGTRLVVAHVDEHPADSEHPTPSASATTEAVPLTELRSVALTHVVGSPEQHRPGDVPLELTLSIGWDAVHRIDLEPATCPDPSCEADHGLTGTSVPDDIVVRVSAVAEGREAVGAAVAFARQLTAATVRGR is encoded by the coding sequence GTGGCTTCCTCGTTCCCGCTCCTGCACCGTGATCTCGACCGCGCCGGGTACTACCCCGACCTCGTCGCCGACATCCTCGACATCGCGCTCGCCGGCGAGGCCGTGGTCGCCCACCTGGTCCACCCGGAGACGACGTTCGTCGCGAACGAGGTGCACCGGCACGTGACGGTGCTGGCGCTCACGGGGACCCGGCTCGTCGTCGCCCACGTCGACGAGCACCCCGCGGACTCCGAGCACCCGACGCCGAGCGCGTCGGCGACCACCGAGGCGGTGCCGCTGACCGAGCTGCGCTCCGTCGCGCTCACGCACGTCGTGGGATCTCCGGAGCAGCACCGCCCCGGTGACGTGCCCCTCGAGCTGACGCTGTCGATCGGGTGGGACGCGGTGCACCGGATCGACCTCGAGCCTGCGACGTGCCCGGACCCGAGCTGCGAGGCCGACCACGGCCTGACCGGTACCTCGGTCCCGGACGACATCGTGGTGCGCGTCAGCGCCGTCGCCGAGGGGCGCGAGGCCGTCGGTGCCGCGGTCGCGTTCGCGCGGCAGCTCACCGCCGCCACGGTGCGGGGCCGCTGA
- a CDS encoding OB-fold nucleic acid binding domain-containing protein: MTLKETLHRAFASQTEIEADEERTESKQQGCMALSELPARSHVTVSGILRSVTLRPREGVPALEAELYDGSGTIDLVWLGRREIAGIEPGRRLKLEGRVCAVDGRRVIFNPRYELRPRQGE, encoded by the coding sequence ATGACGCTCAAGGAAACGCTGCACCGCGCCTTCGCCTCCCAGACGGAGATCGAGGCGGACGAGGAGCGGACCGAGTCGAAGCAGCAGGGGTGCATGGCGCTGAGCGAGCTCCCCGCGCGCAGCCACGTCACGGTGAGCGGCATCCTGCGGTCCGTCACGCTCCGCCCGCGGGAGGGCGTGCCCGCGCTCGAGGCCGAGCTGTACGACGGCAGCGGCACGATCGACCTCGTCTGGCTCGGACGTCGTGAGATCGCCGGGATCGAGCCGGGGCGCCGCCTCAAGCTCGAGGGGCGCGTGTGTGCGGTCGACGGTCGCCGGGTGATCTTCAACCCCCGGTACGAGCTGCGCCCGCGCCAGGGCGAGTGA